One stretch of Sinomonas terrae DNA includes these proteins:
- a CDS encoding class I SAM-dependent methyltransferase, whose amino-acid sequence MVQKASPIRATRGRPVGNVTRGTTNPNRMRRVDRWITGVNARRFRALPPSPLAVDLGYGASPATAVELFERLRTVRDDFRLTGVEIESGRVSAAKPLEREGLDFRLGGFELPVDGAPALVRAFNVLRQYEEADVAAIWELVCSRLAPAGLFVEGTCDEIGRRAAWVALDGGGPRTLSVALRFGSFERPSDVAERLPKALIHRNVPGERVHGFLAALDAAWAAAAPLAPFGNRQRWITTVRSLKEAGWPVLHGPGRWRLGELTVAWEAVASGVTDARGAGLAR is encoded by the coding sequence GTGGTCCAGAAGGCGAGCCCGATCAGGGCCACGCGTGGGCGTCCCGTCGGGAACGTCACACGGGGGACCACGAACCCGAACCGGATGCGCCGCGTGGATCGCTGGATCACGGGCGTCAACGCGCGCCGCTTCCGTGCCCTGCCGCCGTCGCCCCTCGCCGTCGACCTCGGCTACGGCGCCTCCCCGGCAACCGCCGTCGAGCTCTTCGAGCGCCTCCGCACCGTGCGCGACGACTTCCGCCTCACGGGGGTCGAGATCGAGTCGGGCCGGGTCTCCGCGGCCAAGCCGCTCGAGCGGGAGGGACTCGACTTCCGCCTCGGAGGCTTCGAGCTGCCGGTCGACGGCGCCCCCGCGCTCGTCCGGGCGTTCAACGTGCTGCGGCAGTACGAGGAGGCGGACGTCGCCGCGATCTGGGAGCTCGTGTGCTCCCGCCTCGCGCCGGCCGGCCTTTTCGTGGAGGGCACGTGCGACGAGATCGGGCGCAGGGCGGCGTGGGTAGCGCTCGACGGCGGCGGCCCGCGCACGCTGTCCGTGGCCCTGCGCTTCGGCTCGTTCGAGCGGCCGTCCGACGTCGCAGAGCGCCTTCCGAAGGCGCTCATCCACCGCAACGTACCCGGCGAGCGGGTCCACGGGTTCCTTGCGGCGCTCGATGCGGCATGGGCCGCCGCCGCCCCGCTCGCTCCCTTCGGGAATCGCCAGCGGTGGATCACCACGGTGCGCTCCCTCAAGGAGGCGGGGTGGCCCGTCCTTCACGGCCCCGGACGCTGGCGGCTCGGTGAGCTCACGGTCGCGTGGGAAGCCGTCGCATCCGGCGTCACGGACGCTCGGGGAGCGGGGCTCGCCCGATAG
- a CDS encoding DUF2516 family protein, which produces MIASYIVFYSDLIVGYAVSLLCLVISLWAFIDCVTRKGAAFEAGFKRTKGFWLGITGGATLVGILAALSPVSPLFGPSLFTLAAVTAAGIYLADVRPAVSSR; this is translated from the coding sequence GTGATCGCCAGCTACATCGTCTTCTACAGCGACCTCATCGTGGGCTATGCGGTCTCGCTGCTGTGCCTCGTCATCTCGCTGTGGGCGTTCATCGACTGCGTCACCCGCAAGGGCGCGGCGTTCGAAGCCGGCTTCAAGCGCACGAAGGGCTTCTGGCTCGGCATCACCGGCGGCGCGACGCTCGTCGGCATCCTCGCGGCCCTGAGCCCAGTGAGCCCGCTGTTCGGCCCGAGCCTCTTCACGCTCGCCGCCGTGACCGCGGCCGGCATCTATCTCGCCGACGTGCGCCCGGCAGTCTCGTCGCGCTGA
- a CDS encoding trans-sulfuration enzyme family protein has protein sequence MTDVPETDSALPEYTFPHLDAAELSALSPETLAVAAGRPERGHDTPVNPSVVFSSTFVGLGSVGDGARGYARFSNPTWEPFEEAVARLEGAEIPALLFSSGMAAVAAALSLVPVGGVLVAPAHAYSGTLGLAQAKGVRGELGLRSVDIADTDATVAALDGADVLWVESPTNPMMEVADLPALTAAAHAAGAVVVVDNTFSTPLGQQPLAVGADVVVHSATKYLAGHSDVLLGLAVTADDELRARLLGHRTLHGAIAGPMEAWLGLRGLRTLALRVERSQATAAELARRLEGHPAVRRTRYPGLVSDPGHERAAAQFDGFGSIISIELDGAAEADALVAGLALWLPATSLGGVESTIERRRRHIAEPTTVPEGLVRLSVGIENVDDLWADLAQGLDSLV, from the coding sequence ATGACCGACGTCCCCGAAACCGACTCCGCTCTGCCCGAGTACACGTTCCCCCATCTCGACGCCGCGGAGCTCTCTGCGCTCTCTCCGGAGACACTCGCTGTCGCGGCCGGGCGTCCCGAACGCGGGCACGACACGCCTGTGAACCCGAGCGTCGTGTTCTCCTCGACGTTCGTCGGCCTCGGATCGGTGGGCGACGGCGCCCGGGGCTATGCGCGCTTCTCGAACCCCACCTGGGAACCGTTCGAGGAGGCCGTGGCGCGGCTCGAGGGCGCCGAGATCCCAGCGCTCCTCTTCTCTTCGGGCATGGCGGCCGTCGCCGCGGCACTGAGCCTCGTTCCGGTCGGCGGCGTGCTCGTCGCGCCAGCCCACGCCTACTCGGGCACGCTCGGGCTTGCGCAGGCCAAGGGCGTCCGGGGTGAACTCGGACTCCGCTCCGTGGACATCGCGGACACGGACGCGACCGTCGCCGCGCTGGACGGCGCCGACGTCCTGTGGGTCGAGAGCCCCACGAACCCCATGATGGAGGTCGCCGACCTGCCCGCCCTCACGGCCGCAGCGCACGCGGCGGGGGCCGTCGTCGTCGTCGACAACACCTTCAGCACCCCGCTCGGGCAGCAGCCCCTCGCGGTGGGCGCCGACGTCGTCGTCCATTCCGCGACGAAGTACCTCGCGGGGCACTCCGATGTGCTCCTCGGCCTCGCCGTCACGGCCGACGACGAGCTCCGCGCCCGGCTCCTCGGCCACCGCACCCTCCACGGCGCGATCGCCGGCCCGATGGAGGCCTGGCTCGGGCTCCGCGGCCTCCGGACGCTCGCGCTGCGGGTCGAGCGCTCGCAGGCGACGGCAGCCGAGCTCGCCCGCCGCCTCGAGGGCCACCCCGCCGTGCGCCGCACGCGGTACCCCGGCCTCGTCTCGGACCCCGGGCACGAGCGCGCCGCGGCCCAGTTCGACGGCTTCGGCTCGATCATCAGCATTGAGCTCGACGGCGCCGCCGAGGCAGACGCGCTCGTCGCGGGCCTCGCGCTCTGGCTCCCGGCGACCTCGCTTGGGGGCGTCGAGTCCACCATCGAGCGCCGACGCCGGCACATCGCCGAGCCGACGACCGTCCCCGAAGGGCTCGTGCGGCTGAGCGTGGGGATCGAGAACGTCGACGACCTGTGGGCCGATCTCGCCCAAGGCCTCGATTCGCTCGTGTGA
- the tmk gene encoding dTMP kinase, which produces MTFSPASPTGELDRGPARGLFVAFEGGDGAGKSTQARLLAGSLLAAGHEVLLTREPGGTPIGEKLRSLVLDHGQGEVDARTEALIFAAARAAHVAQTIKPALDRGCIVITDRYIGSSIVYQGVARGLGVKPVRDLNVWATEGLWPDLTVLLDVDETEGRSRRTADDAVEDRLESESDDFHRSVRAAFLDLAEDRPDAYLVLDGRRDLEELAERILAAVTRSLEVRA; this is translated from the coding sequence GTGACCTTCTCCCCCGCCTCCCCCACGGGCGAGCTTGATCGTGGGCCCGCACGCGGCCTCTTCGTCGCATTCGAGGGCGGCGACGGCGCGGGGAAGTCGACCCAGGCCCGGCTGCTCGCGGGCTCGCTGCTCGCTGCTGGCCACGAGGTTCTGCTGACGCGCGAGCCGGGCGGGACCCCGATCGGCGAGAAGCTCAGATCGCTCGTGCTCGACCACGGCCAGGGGGAGGTCGACGCGCGGACCGAGGCCCTCATCTTCGCCGCCGCCCGGGCGGCGCACGTCGCCCAGACGATCAAGCCCGCGCTCGATCGCGGATGCATCGTCATCACGGACCGCTACATCGGCTCCTCGATCGTCTACCAAGGCGTCGCGCGCGGTCTGGGCGTCAAGCCGGTCCGCGATCTCAACGTCTGGGCCACGGAGGGCCTCTGGCCGGACCTCACGGTGCTGCTCGATGTCGACGAGACCGAGGGGCGCTCGCGGCGGACCGCGGACGACGCTGTCGAGGACCGGCTCGAGTCCGAGTCCGACGACTTCCACCGCAGCGTCCGTGCGGCCTTCCTCGACCTCGCCGAAGACCGCCCCGACGCCTACCTGGTCCTGGATGGACGGCGCGACCTCGAAGAACTCGCCGAGCGGATCCTCGCGGCCGTGACCCGCTCGCTCGAGGTGCGCGCATGA
- a CDS encoding DNA polymerase III subunit delta', whose protein sequence is MTVWEQLVGQEPVVEQLSRAAAGEGLTHAWLFTGPPGSGRSTAAKAFAAALNCEVDDVMGRGCGVCAGCRAVLAESHSDVTFVRTEKITITIDEARELVAKSGDRPSTGRWRIVVVEDADRMAERTTNVLLKAIEEPTPRTIWMLCAPSPADVLVTIRSRCRAVNLRVPPVDDVAALLVERDGADPRLALQAARAAQSHIGIARRLVHDESARERRAATVRLPLSLSSVSQAVRLAEQLVKIATDEASSSNEERDAQERTRLLETLGVTADEKLPPSLRAQVRQLEEDQKRRAKRSVTDSLDRTLTDLLSFYRDVLMVQLGGAVEPVNTELAAEIAEFAAASTADVTLTRMDAVNTTRQRITTTNVAPLLAVEAMAVSLI, encoded by the coding sequence ATGACGGTGTGGGAGCAGCTCGTCGGGCAGGAGCCCGTCGTCGAGCAGTTGAGTCGGGCGGCCGCGGGCGAGGGACTGACCCACGCTTGGCTCTTCACAGGACCGCCCGGCTCGGGACGCTCGACGGCGGCGAAGGCCTTCGCGGCAGCGCTCAATTGCGAGGTCGACGACGTCATGGGCCGCGGCTGCGGCGTGTGCGCAGGGTGCCGCGCCGTGCTCGCCGAATCCCACAGCGACGTGACGTTCGTGCGCACAGAGAAGATCACAATCACTATTGACGAGGCGCGGGAGCTCGTGGCCAAGTCCGGCGACCGCCCGTCGACGGGGCGGTGGCGGATCGTCGTCGTCGAGGATGCCGACCGTATGGCCGAACGCACCACGAATGTGCTGCTCAAGGCCATCGAGGAGCCCACTCCCCGGACGATCTGGATGCTCTGCGCGCCGTCGCCCGCCGACGTCCTCGTCACGATCCGTTCGCGCTGCCGCGCCGTGAACCTGCGCGTTCCGCCGGTCGACGACGTTGCCGCGCTGCTCGTGGAGCGCGACGGCGCAGACCCGCGGCTCGCCCTGCAGGCGGCACGCGCCGCCCAGAGCCACATTGGGATCGCGCGCCGACTGGTCCATGATGAGTCGGCTCGCGAGCGGCGGGCGGCCACTGTTCGGCTCCCCCTCTCACTCTCGAGCGTCTCGCAAGCGGTCAGGCTCGCGGAGCAGCTCGTGAAGATCGCGACTGACGAGGCCTCGAGCTCGAACGAGGAGCGGGACGCGCAGGAGCGGACGAGGCTCCTCGAGACCCTCGGGGTCACGGCCGACGAGAAGCTCCCGCCGAGCCTCCGGGCACAGGTGCGCCAGCTCGAAGAGGACCAGAAGCGCCGCGCCAAGCGGTCGGTGACCGATTCCCTCGACCGGACCCTGACAGACCTCCTCTCGTTCTACCGAGACGTGCTCATGGTCCAGCTCGGAGGTGCGGTCGAACCGGTGAATACTGAGCTTGCGGCCGAGATCGCCGAGTTCGCGGCGGCCTCCACGGCGGACGTAACGCTGACCCGCATGGACGCGGTTAACACCACGAGACAACGCATCACGACCACCAATGTGGCCCCGCTCCTCGCGGTCGAGGCCATGGCAGTAAGCCTGATCTGA
- a CDS encoding alpha/beta hydrolase: MSTPAPSQGSPLRAVLAIIAGLAVIALALSACTPFGPSQNAKPGVDPSATAGAPPELAKYYQQQIQWSSCENGLECAKVTVPVDYSKPDGDTIQLAVARLQGKNTSASLLVNPGGPGASGIDLVRDSATQMFTQKLRDAYNIIGWDPRGVKRSAPVTCLNASQEDAARQMNIDPSTPPGLDQAFAEQKTVIEACKANTGPILAHTDTISSARDMDIIRAVVAGQTKLNYFGFSYGTFLGATYATLFSDRVGRFALDGALDPALTASQITIGQAKGFEDALHAYIRSCLSGSGCPVHGTEDEAVAQVRNLLQSVAKHPMSTTDGRILPITDFVNGMIIPLYNNQNWSVLTGALTSAFRGDGSAMLRLSDLAADRESDGTYSSNSNFAFMAYNCLDYSEPSDPAGMAAEAAQLEQASPTFGQFFAYGGVNCRDWPYQPVRTPAPAHYTGSSPIVVVGTTGDPATPYPWAQSLRSELGNADLLTWNGQGHTAYGRGSTCIDDAVDGYLVDGNAPKDGARC; the protein is encoded by the coding sequence GTGAGCACGCCTGCCCCGAGCCAGGGGTCGCCCCTCCGCGCCGTCCTCGCCATCATTGCGGGGCTCGCGGTGATCGCGCTCGCCCTCAGCGCGTGCACCCCGTTCGGGCCGAGTCAGAACGCGAAGCCGGGCGTAGACCCCTCCGCCACCGCGGGGGCCCCGCCCGAACTCGCGAAGTACTACCAGCAGCAGATCCAGTGGTCGTCGTGCGAGAACGGGCTCGAGTGCGCCAAGGTCACCGTTCCCGTGGACTACTCGAAGCCGGACGGCGATACGATCCAGCTCGCCGTCGCTCGCCTTCAGGGCAAGAACACCTCCGCTAGCCTCCTCGTGAATCCGGGTGGCCCAGGAGCGTCCGGCATCGACCTCGTCAGAGACTCGGCGACCCAGATGTTCACCCAGAAGCTGAGGGACGCGTACAACATCATCGGCTGGGATCCCCGAGGCGTAAAGCGTTCGGCGCCGGTCACGTGCCTCAACGCGTCGCAGGAGGACGCGGCGCGGCAGATGAACATCGATCCGTCGACCCCGCCCGGTCTCGACCAGGCCTTCGCAGAGCAGAAGACGGTCATCGAAGCGTGCAAGGCGAATACGGGGCCCATCCTCGCTCACACCGACACGATCAGTTCTGCGCGTGACATGGACATCATCCGCGCCGTCGTCGCTGGGCAGACGAAGCTCAACTACTTCGGGTTCTCCTACGGGACCTTCCTCGGCGCAACCTACGCGACCCTCTTCTCGGACCGCGTCGGACGCTTCGCGCTCGACGGCGCCCTTGATCCGGCCCTCACCGCGAGCCAGATCACGATCGGTCAGGCGAAGGGCTTCGAGGACGCCCTGCACGCCTACATCCGCTCGTGCCTCTCCGGTTCCGGTTGCCCGGTGCACGGGACCGAGGATGAAGCGGTCGCGCAGGTGCGGAACCTCCTCCAGTCGGTCGCGAAGCACCCGATGTCCACGACGGACGGACGTATTCTGCCGATCACAGATTTCGTGAACGGCATGATCATCCCGCTCTACAACAACCAGAACTGGAGCGTGCTGACAGGGGCCCTCACGAGCGCGTTCAGGGGCGACGGCTCGGCGATGCTCCGCCTTTCAGACCTCGCAGCGGACCGCGAATCGGACGGCACGTACTCCTCGAACAGCAACTTCGCCTTCATGGCGTACAACTGCCTCGACTACTCCGAGCCCTCCGACCCCGCCGGAATGGCCGCCGAGGCAGCCCAGCTCGAGCAGGCCTCCCCGACGTTCGGCCAGTTCTTCGCATACGGCGGCGTCAACTGCCGCGACTGGCCCTACCAGCCCGTGCGCACCCCCGCCCCCGCGCACTACACCGGAAGCAGCCCCATCGTCGTCGTCGGCACGACCGGCGACCCCGCGACCCCCTACCCGTGGGCGCAGTCCCTCCGCAGCGAACTCGGGAACGCGGACCTGCTCACGTGGAACGGCCAGGGACACACCGCCTACGGCCGCGGCTCGACCTGCATCGATGACGCCGTGGACGGCTACCTCGTCGACGGGAACGCGCCCAAGGACGGCGCGCGCTGCTAG
- a CDS encoding HAD-IA family hydrolase → MSVQNLQPAAARCIRLAVLDLNGTTVVDGGAAERAVAEALGALGVAGERLEAALAVSRHSAGLDRTQVFERLFPDDGESARAASRAFAVAYDRMIAAGCLRPVPGAEEAVHALRDHGVKVCLATGFGRHTQNSVLEALGWMGLADLSLCSEDAGRGRPYPDMVLTAVLALDVDDVREVLVAGDTTADITSALSAGAGAAVGVLTGAHTAGELMAAGATAVVGSVADLPGLLWGREEAAAG, encoded by the coding sequence GTGTCTGTGCAGAACCTGCAGCCAGCCGCGGCGCGCTGCATCCGTCTTGCCGTGCTCGACCTGAACGGGACAACGGTCGTCGATGGAGGCGCCGCGGAGCGCGCGGTCGCTGAAGCGCTGGGCGCCCTCGGTGTCGCGGGGGAGAGGCTCGAGGCAGCACTTGCAGTATCGCGGCACAGTGCGGGGCTGGACCGCACCCAGGTCTTCGAACGGCTCTTCCCGGACGACGGCGAAAGTGCCCGGGCGGCGAGCCGCGCCTTCGCGGTCGCCTACGACCGCATGATCGCCGCCGGCTGCCTCCGTCCTGTGCCCGGCGCGGAGGAGGCGGTTCACGCTCTCCGCGACCACGGCGTCAAGGTGTGCCTCGCGACCGGATTCGGCCGGCACACGCAGAACAGCGTCCTCGAGGCCCTCGGCTGGATGGGCCTCGCCGACCTGTCACTCTGCTCTGAGGACGCTGGCCGCGGCCGGCCCTACCCCGACATGGTCCTCACCGCGGTCCTCGCACTCGATGTCGACGACGTGCGCGAGGTCCTCGTCGCGGGGGACACGACGGCGGACATCACCTCTGCCCTCAGCGCCGGCGCTGGCGCGGCTGTCGGCGTCCTCACGGGCGCCCACACGGCAGGCGAGCTCATGGCCGCGGGCGCGACCGCCGTCGTCGGCTCCGTCGCAGACCTGCCCGGGCTCCTCTGGGGCCGGGAGGAAGCAGCCGCGGGCTAG
- a CDS encoding CehA/McbA family metallohydrolase produces MTSPCKAHSGDTSALLSPSRRGFLAAALTGAALTLTPMSFAAADSGTSKTKTITGHLDPGAADFVYLPVDVPAGVNRVSVSYTYSKPSVPSGLLTNACDIGIFDERGTDLQGKGFRGWSGGFRTEFTISASDATPGYLPGPIGNGTWNVILGPYQVSEDGMDYTVTVTLDYGPDGAPYQPKYPAQAIAGKGAGWYRGDAHLHTVYSDGKRTPDEVAAGARAARLDFMISTDHNTPASHGVWGPLAGNDLLILTGEEVTTRNGHYLALGLEPGEWIDWRYRARDKGFEDAAQLIHSKGGLVVPAHPYCPYVACRWKFGYDDADAVEVWTGPWTVDDESSVNTWDSMLVHSVRTNGRWLPAMGDSDAHSVPQVIGWPHNVVNASALSHDAILEGIRSGRSWIAESADVTLDFTVKSGAKTAGIGERLDVAPDAPVTVTATVGGVPNGVVRFITDEGQTQQVTLPASGQGTSTWLTTPQLSAYIRIEVRHPKADGTSGSGTEMGPNLPLGPMAALTNPIFLGSK; encoded by the coding sequence GTGACTTCCCCCTGCAAGGCCCACAGCGGCGATACCTCTGCCCTCCTTTCCCCCTCACGACGGGGCTTCCTGGCAGCAGCGCTCACCGGCGCGGCGCTAACCCTGACCCCCATGAGCTTCGCGGCCGCCGACAGCGGCACGAGCAAGACCAAGACGATCACCGGCCACCTGGATCCTGGTGCGGCGGACTTCGTCTACCTCCCGGTCGACGTCCCGGCGGGCGTGAACCGGGTCAGCGTCTCCTACACGTACAGCAAGCCCAGCGTCCCTTCGGGGCTCCTGACGAACGCCTGCGACATCGGCATCTTCGACGAGCGCGGCACTGACCTGCAGGGCAAGGGCTTCCGCGGCTGGTCCGGCGGCTTCCGGACCGAGTTCACGATCAGCGCCTCCGATGCCACCCCCGGCTACCTGCCCGGGCCCATCGGCAACGGCACCTGGAACGTCATCCTGGGCCCATACCAGGTCTCCGAGGACGGCATGGACTACACCGTGACCGTCACCCTCGACTACGGGCCCGACGGCGCCCCCTATCAGCCGAAGTACCCCGCGCAGGCCATCGCCGGCAAGGGTGCGGGCTGGTACCGCGGCGACGCCCACCTGCACACCGTCTACTCGGACGGCAAGCGCACCCCGGACGAGGTCGCCGCCGGCGCTCGGGCGGCACGCCTCGACTTCATGATCTCCACCGATCACAACACGCCCGCCTCCCACGGAGTGTGGGGCCCCCTCGCCGGGAATGACCTGCTCATCCTGACGGGCGAGGAGGTGACCACCCGGAACGGCCACTACCTTGCGCTCGGACTCGAGCCGGGCGAGTGGATCGACTGGCGCTACCGGGCACGGGACAAGGGCTTCGAGGACGCTGCCCAGCTCATCCATTCCAAGGGCGGCCTCGTGGTTCCGGCCCACCCCTACTGCCCGTATGTCGCGTGCCGCTGGAAGTTCGGGTACGACGACGCCGACGCGGTCGAGGTCTGGACGGGGCCTTGGACGGTGGACGACGAGTCCTCGGTCAACACGTGGGATTCGATGCTCGTGCACTCGGTGCGGACGAATGGGCGCTGGCTCCCCGCGATGGGCGACAGCGACGCCCACAGCGTGCCCCAGGTCATCGGCTGGCCGCACAACGTCGTCAACGCATCTGCGCTCTCCCATGACGCCATCCTCGAGGGCATCCGCTCCGGCCGCTCGTGGATCGCCGAATCCGCAGACGTCACGCTCGATTTCACCGTGAAGTCGGGCGCGAAGACCGCGGGTATCGGCGAGCGGCTCGACGTCGCCCCGGACGCCCCCGTCACGGTGACGGCGACCGTCGGGGGCGTGCCGAACGGCGTCGTCCGCTTCATCACGGACGAAGGCCAAACGCAGCAGGTCACGCTCCCCGCCTCGGGCCAGGGCACGAGCACGTGGCTCACGACTCCGCAGCTCTCCGCCTACATCCGCATCGAGGTCCGCCACCCGAAGGCCGATGGCACCTCCGGCAGCGGCACCGAGATGGGACCGAACCTTCCCCTCGGCCCGATGGCCGCCCTGACGAACCCGATCTTCCTCGGCTCGAAGTAG
- the selB gene encoding selenocysteine-specific translation elongation factor, whose protein sequence is MHVVATAGHVDSGKSTLVRALTGMEPDRWEEERRRGLTIDLGYAWTSLPSGQEVAFVDVPGHERFLGNMLAGIGPTPVVCFVVAADEGWQAQSGDHRDAVAALGIEYGVVVLSRMDRASEQRVNDVLARTRRELAGTGLQNAPAVAVSAIDGTGLAELRAALDGVLAGVPSPTTTGRVRLWVDRSFTITGSGTVVTGTLAAGTIVQGDRLQLLGHSEPRAVVIRGLESRDTSCPSVGPVSRVALNLRDVSAADIRRGDALVTPDAWPTTGVLGIRRTTGAAYTDVPEQLMVHVGTASVPARLRPFGADHARLVLERHLPLVLGDRLVLRDPGSRSVLGGARVLDADPPPLRRRGDGARWGERLASMDPGGDLMGEVAARGAVQEEHLRRLGLISEPGAEAPACVRVFGDWWVHAPVFDAWEHRLRTALEALRERDPLAPGLSMGAARDLLELPDERLLSHLVRDAGLEQEGGHVQLPGTQSSLGPAEPAVAELERRLSAHAFQAPESDELAALGLGARELAAAERTGRLLRLRDGVVLLPTAPAIAMRALARLEQPFTTSQARQALDTTRRIAVPLLEHLDSRGWTRRLDAGHRTIVR, encoded by the coding sequence TTGCACGTCGTTGCCACCGCGGGGCATGTCGATTCCGGCAAGAGCACTCTGGTGCGCGCGCTGACCGGGATGGAGCCGGACCGTTGGGAGGAGGAACGGCGCCGTGGGCTGACCATTGACCTGGGCTATGCCTGGACCAGCCTGCCGTCCGGACAGGAAGTCGCCTTCGTGGACGTCCCCGGCCATGAGCGCTTCCTCGGCAACATGCTGGCCGGAATCGGGCCCACGCCCGTGGTCTGCTTCGTCGTCGCCGCCGACGAGGGCTGGCAGGCGCAGTCAGGCGACCACAGGGACGCCGTCGCTGCCCTGGGTATCGAGTACGGCGTCGTGGTCCTCAGCCGCATGGACCGGGCATCCGAACAGCGGGTCAACGACGTGCTCGCCCGCACGCGCAGAGAGCTCGCCGGCACTGGGCTGCAGAACGCGCCCGCAGTCGCCGTCTCAGCCATTGACGGCACAGGCCTGGCTGAACTGCGTGCCGCGCTCGACGGCGTGCTGGCCGGTGTGCCCTCGCCTACGACCACTGGCCGGGTCCGGTTGTGGGTGGACCGCTCGTTCACCATCACCGGCTCCGGAACGGTGGTGACCGGGACACTGGCAGCAGGAACGATTGTCCAGGGTGACCGGCTCCAGCTGCTCGGTCACTCTGAACCCCGAGCCGTCGTGATCCGCGGCCTGGAAAGCCGAGACACCTCATGCCCCTCAGTGGGGCCCGTCAGCCGAGTGGCATTGAACCTGCGTGACGTCTCCGCCGCGGACATCCGCCGCGGAGACGCGCTCGTTACCCCAGACGCATGGCCCACGACGGGCGTCCTGGGCATTCGGCGGACTACCGGCGCGGCCTATACGGATGTACCGGAGCAACTCATGGTGCACGTTGGCACGGCGTCCGTGCCAGCCAGACTGCGTCCCTTCGGGGCCGACCATGCCCGGCTCGTCCTGGAGAGGCATCTGCCGCTCGTTCTCGGAGACCGTCTGGTGCTCCGTGACCCGGGGAGCCGCTCGGTCCTCGGCGGGGCACGGGTCCTCGATGCCGATCCGCCGCCGCTGAGGCGCCGCGGCGACGGCGCGCGCTGGGGGGAGCGGCTTGCAAGCATGGACCCCGGCGGTGACCTGATGGGCGAAGTGGCAGCCCGCGGGGCCGTGCAGGAAGAACATCTCCGCCGGCTCGGGCTGATCTCAGAGCCGGGTGCGGAGGCGCCCGCTTGCGTTCGGGTCTTCGGCGATTGGTGGGTGCATGCTCCTGTCTTCGACGCATGGGAGCATCGGTTGCGCACTGCGCTTGAGGCGCTCCGGGAGCGCGATCCTTTGGCCCCGGGCCTTTCCATGGGCGCCGCCAGAGACCTGCTCGAGCTGCCCGACGAGAGGCTACTTTCCCATCTGGTCCGAGATGCAGGGCTCGAACAGGAGGGCGGCCATGTCCAGCTGCCCGGCACTCAGAGCAGCCTCGGTCCCGCCGAGCCCGCGGTCGCCGAATTGGAGCGCAGGCTCAGCGCACACGCGTTCCAGGCCCCAGAGTCCGACGAGCTTGCCGCGCTGGGCCTAGGGGCCCGGGAGCTGGCCGCCGCCGAGCGCACCGGACGCCTGCTCCGGCTGCGTGATGGCGTGGTGCTGCTGCCTACGGCGCCGGCCATTGCGATGCGTGCCCTCGCCCGTTTGGAGCAGCCCTTCACGACCAGCCAGGCACGTCAGGCGCTCGACACAACACGCCGGATCGCGGTCCCGCTGCTGGAACATCTCGACTCGCGCGGTTGGACACGGCGCCTGGACGCCGGTCACCGCACTATCGTGAGGTGA